A single genomic interval of Zunongwangia sp. HGR-M22 harbors:
- a CDS encoding glutathione peroxidase — MKIYDFEVSTANGKKLQLEAFKNQPILIVNTATKCGLAPQFEGLEKLHQDYKEDGLVVLGFPCNQFAGQEPETNESMEEACKINHGVTFLLTQKIDVNGSNTYPIFKYLKQSLPGTLGKRIKWNFTKFLIAPNGEPYKRYAPTTSPAKIEKDIKQLLNNAK, encoded by the coding sequence ATGAAAATCTATGACTTTGAAGTAAGTACTGCCAATGGTAAAAAGCTTCAGCTTGAAGCTTTTAAAAATCAACCAATTTTGATCGTAAATACAGCAACCAAGTGTGGTTTGGCGCCACAATTTGAAGGTTTAGAAAAATTACATCAAGATTATAAAGAAGATGGGTTGGTAGTGCTTGGTTTCCCATGTAATCAATTTGCAGGACAGGAACCAGAGACCAACGAATCGATGGAGGAAGCCTGTAAAATAAATCACGGAGTTACTTTTCTTTTAACACAGAAGATCGATGTTAACGGAAGTAATACGTATCCTATATTTAAATACTTAAAGCAGTCTTTGCCAGGAACATTAGGGAAAAGAATTAAGTGGAATTTTACTAAATTCTTAATTGCACCCAACGGAGAACCTTACAAAAGATATGCGCCAACAACTTCACCCGCAAAAATAGAAAAGGATATAAAACAACTCCTAAATAACGCAAAATGA
- a CDS encoding TonB-dependent receptor yields MPINVQGDKEFDKITSIQNKALRINLNENIYGTFAEIGAGQETVRNFFRAPNPSGTIAKTMSAYDKDFSDAIYGAEPAKRYVTEPRLKAMMAYETGLIEKRISRLKHPNKLFFSFANTVATIDWAKKYKGHGWIGIRFQTKPKEEYSEIILHVQLHENKAAQQQISLGIMGVNLIYAAYYHHDDPKVLLKRLYDHLSADKIEVDTINFTGPAFKDVDNRLMSLQLVKNGMTDAVMFAPSGNNVLPANVLYKKNILTLRGSFRPVTKVNISMYEKSLRMFMEDHDIQRAATEVIFEITLFNLKGEGDEIDERDFLNRADLLCALGHTVMISNFQQYYKVVNYFAQFTSEQIGLTMGVTTLQDIFDNKYYTNLSGGILEAFGSLFARNVNIYLYPSRDEETGEIYTTKNLRVNNNTRGLYNFFKQNDRIINITDYDEETLDINSRKVHEMITEEKSGWEDMLPEKVTDLIKTQQMFRKKN; encoded by the coding sequence ATGCCAATTAATGTTCAGGGAGACAAGGAGTTTGATAAAATAACTTCTATTCAGAATAAAGCACTCCGCATTAATCTTAATGAAAATATTTACGGAACTTTTGCCGAAATCGGTGCCGGACAGGAAACAGTAAGAAACTTTTTTAGAGCGCCAAACCCTTCTGGGACCATTGCAAAAACAATGAGTGCCTATGATAAGGATTTTAGTGATGCTATTTATGGTGCCGAACCTGCCAAACGATATGTAACCGAACCTCGTCTTAAAGCCATGATGGCCTACGAAACCGGTCTTATCGAAAAACGGATATCACGATTAAAACATCCTAATAAACTCTTTTTTAGTTTTGCCAACACGGTTGCGACTATAGATTGGGCAAAAAAATACAAAGGCCATGGGTGGATAGGGATCAGATTTCAAACCAAGCCAAAGGAAGAGTACAGTGAAATAATTCTACACGTGCAATTGCACGAAAACAAAGCTGCCCAACAACAAATAAGTCTAGGGATAATGGGGGTTAACCTTATTTATGCAGCCTATTATCATCACGACGATCCCAAAGTTTTACTCAAGCGTTTATACGATCACCTAAGTGCTGATAAAATTGAAGTAGATACGATCAATTTTACAGGTCCTGCGTTTAAAGATGTTGATAATAGACTTATGAGTTTGCAATTGGTAAAAAACGGAATGACCGATGCGGTGATGTTCGCTCCATCTGGGAATAATGTTTTACCGGCAAATGTGCTTTACAAGAAAAATATTTTAACGCTACGCGGAAGTTTTAGACCGGTAACCAAAGTAAACATAAGTATGTACGAGAAGTCGCTGCGTATGTTTATGGAGGATCATGACATACAACGTGCTGCGACAGAAGTTATATTTGAAATTACGCTTTTCAATCTAAAAGGTGAAGGCGACGAAATTGATGAACGAGATTTTCTAAATCGTGCTGACTTGCTTTGTGCTCTTGGCCATACGGTAATGATTTCTAATTTTCAGCAATACTATAAAGTAGTGAATTATTTTGCTCAATTTACCTCAGAGCAAATTGGTCTTACCATGGGAGTTACTACTTTACAGGATATTTTTGATAATAAATACTATACTAATTTGAGTGGTGGAATTTTAGAAGCTTTTGGTTCTCTATTTGCCCGTAATGTAAATATCTATCTCTATCCATCCAGAGATGAGGAAACCGGCGAAATATACACTACTAAAAACCTGAGAGTAAACAATAATACCAGAGGTTTATATAATTTCTTTAAGCAGAATGATCGTATTATCAACATTACAGATTACGATGAGGAAACTTTGGATATCAATTCCAGAAAAGTACATGAGATGATTACTGAAGAAAAATCGGGTTGGGAAGATATGCTACCAGAAAAAGTAACCGATTTGATTAAAACTCAGCAAATGTTTAGAAAGAAAAATTAG
- a CDS encoding MIP/aquaporin family protein: MTPFIAEILGTGLLILLGGGVVANDILNGTKGNGGGWVSISTAWGLAVFAGVVVAGPYSGAHLNPAVTLGLAIGGLFPWADVPTYLAGEFIGAMIGSSLVYVMYKDHFDATEDAGLKRAVFCTDPAIPNNFRNLMSEILGTFVLVIAVFYFADASFETESGGTTKVGLGAIGAIPVAFMVWGIGLSLGGTTGYAINPARDLGPRIVHALLPIKGKTDSNWSYAWIPIVGPIIGAAIAAILFLILGK, from the coding sequence ATGACACCTTTTATAGCCGAAATTTTAGGCACAGGATTACTAATTTTATTGGGGGGCGGAGTAGTAGCGAATGATATTTTAAACGGAACCAAAGGTAATGGCGGAGGTTGGGTAAGTATCTCTACCGCATGGGGATTAGCAGTTTTTGCCGGTGTTGTGGTCGCAGGTCCCTACAGTGGTGCGCACTTAAATCCAGCAGTTACTTTAGGCTTGGCCATTGGGGGACTTTTCCCATGGGCAGATGTGCCTACCTATTTAGCAGGAGAATTTATAGGCGCCATGATTGGTTCTTCGTTAGTATATGTAATGTATAAAGACCATTTTGATGCTACCGAGGATGCTGGGTTAAAGAGAGCCGTCTTTTGTACAGATCCAGCAATCCCTAACAATTTTAGAAATTTAATGAGTGAGATTTTGGGAACCTTCGTTCTCGTTATCGCCGTGTTTTATTTTGCAGATGCATCTTTCGAGACAGAGTCTGGGGGGACAACTAAAGTTGGTTTGGGAGCTATTGGGGCCATCCCTGTAGCATTTATGGTTTGGGGAATTGGCCTTTCTCTTGGAGGGACTACAGGTTACGCAATTAATCCAGCGCGTGATTTGGGACCAAGAATTGTACATGCCCTTTTACCGATTAAAGGAAAAACCGATAGCAATTGGTCGTACGCCTGGATTCCAATTGTGGGACCAATTATTGGAGCCGCCATTGCTGCAATTCTATTTTTAATTTTAGGAAAGTAA
- a CDS encoding RNA methyltransferase: MKVDNLQQGFFGIGIQNGKTPENLGVLWRSAQNMGASFIFTIGNRYAKQACDTHKAVGAMPYFHYDSFEDFYAHLPKGAMLVGVELDEKAEPLESFEHPRRCVYLLGAEDHGLSKQAIEKSHFLVKFKSTLSLNVSVAGSIIMYDRSAKNII; the protein is encoded by the coding sequence ATGAAAGTGGATAATCTGCAACAAGGTTTTTTTGGTATAGGAATTCAAAATGGAAAAACTCCAGAAAACTTGGGGGTTTTATGGCGTTCTGCCCAAAATATGGGAGCTAGTTTTATTTTTACCATTGGTAATAGATATGCAAAACAGGCGTGCGATACCCATAAGGCCGTAGGTGCAATGCCGTATTTTCATTACGATAGTTTTGAAGATTTTTATGCGCACTTGCCTAAAGGCGCTATGCTTGTAGGCGTAGAATTAGATGAAAAAGCGGAACCTTTAGAAAGTTTTGAACATCCCCGCCGATGCGTTTATCTTTTGGGAGCAGAGGATCATGGGCTTTCGAAACAAGCCATTGAAAAATCACATTTTCTGGTGAAATTTAAATCGACCTTAAGCCTCAATGTTTCAGTAGCCGGTAGTATTATAATGTACGATCGTAGTGCTAAGAATATAATATAA
- a CDS encoding MarR family winged helix-turn-helix transcriptional regulator, whose amino-acid sequence MTTKSTLSLNEQLCFPVYGSTRIISRLYQPVLAKLQLSYSEYMVMLMLWEKDKVNIGQIRRQLYLNKESLMPILKGLQQKNFVSLQNDQLDSLEDEISITETGKALKAKAKRIPFSLSRVLNTPVEELGSMQLLIKNFLTRFEKKK is encoded by the coding sequence ATGACAACTAAATCTACCCTCAGTTTAAACGAGCAATTGTGTTTTCCTGTTTATGGTTCTACAAGAATCATATCTCGTCTTTATCAGCCTGTTCTTGCCAAACTTCAGCTTAGTTACTCTGAATATATGGTGATGCTGATGTTATGGGAAAAGGATAAGGTCAATATTGGTCAAATTAGAAGGCAGCTTTATTTAAATAAAGAAAGCTTGATGCCTATTCTAAAAGGACTTCAACAAAAAAACTTTGTATCGCTTCAGAATGATCAGTTGGATTCTTTAGAGGATGAAATCAGTATTACTGAAACGGGAAAAGCTTTAAAAGCAAAAGCAAAAAGGATTCCCTTTTCCTTATCCAGAGTGCTCAATACTCCCGTAGAAGAATTAGGAAGCATGCAATTGCTTATTAAAAATTTTCTTACCCGTTTTGAGAAAAAGAAGTAG
- a CDS encoding M1 family metallopeptidase, giving the protein MKYFSKAVLALAFTGAFSFVSQAQEAAENNQQDFDEFMDRSGNSYRSASGVPGPDYWQNEADYEIKATLDDKAHTLSGEITLSYTNNSPDELPFIWLYLEQNRFTENSRGTLTTPIGGNRYNGDVDGGYEISNLEAKTGRSTSSKHLINDTRMQVWFDKPIKANGGTATVSMNFTYNIPVKGMDRMGRLDVEDGTIYAMAQWYPRTAVYDDIEGWNVEPYLGAGEFYLEYGDFDYEITAPWDHIVVGSGELVNERKVLSSKLRNRLDKARKSDETVTIIGEDEINDASLRAKQDGTLTWHFKMENSHDIAFASSRAFIWDAAKIDLPSGKDILAQSVYPKESAGNDAWGRSTEYSKQSIEHYSNKWYEFPWPVATNVAAEIGGMEYPGLNFCGWKSKGASLWGVTDHEFGHNWFPMIVGSNERRYAWMDEGFNTFINYYSTKDFGEYPASLDKTRNLTGWFKSETREGIDTYPDVTNLRNLGMTAYYKPGIGLLMLREYILGHERFDNAFKSYIKTWAFKHPQPKDFFNHMENVAGENLSWFFGSWFYGTGNIDLAIEGVKQNRNGKGFIITVANKGEVPMPVKMKITYQDGSSEMLTLPVEIWQRGDSWSHLVDTDKAPKSIEIDPDKILPDVDYSNDSWPAESFYQN; this is encoded by the coding sequence ATGAAATATTTTTCAAAGGCTGTTCTAGCTTTGGCGTTTACAGGAGCTTTTAGCTTTGTGTCTCAAGCGCAGGAAGCGGCAGAGAACAATCAGCAAGATTTTGATGAATTTATGGATCGTAGCGGTAACTCTTACCGTTCAGCTTCAGGTGTACCTGGGCCAGACTATTGGCAAAACGAAGCAGATTATGAAATAAAGGCAACGCTAGATGATAAGGCACATACCTTAAGCGGAGAAATTACGCTTTCTTACACTAACAATAGTCCAGACGAATTACCTTTTATCTGGTTATATCTCGAGCAAAATCGTTTTACCGAAAATTCTAGAGGAACTTTAACTACTCCAATAGGTGGAAACCGCTATAATGGGGATGTAGATGGAGGTTACGAGATTTCTAATCTGGAAGCTAAAACAGGTAGAAGTACTTCTTCTAAGCATCTAATTAATGATACCAGAATGCAGGTTTGGTTTGATAAGCCAATAAAAGCAAATGGAGGAACTGCTACAGTTTCTATGAACTTTACCTACAATATACCAGTTAAGGGTATGGATCGTATGGGAAGATTAGATGTAGAAGATGGTACGATTTACGCAATGGCGCAATGGTATCCTCGTACCGCTGTGTATGATGATATCGAAGGGTGGAATGTAGAACCTTATCTTGGTGCAGGAGAATTTTATCTTGAATACGGAGATTTTGATTATGAAATTACCGCACCCTGGGATCATATCGTAGTTGGTTCTGGTGAATTGGTGAATGAAAGAAAAGTCCTTTCTTCAAAATTAAGAAATCGATTAGATAAAGCAAGAAAGAGTGATGAGACCGTAACCATTATTGGTGAAGATGAGATTAATGACGCTTCGCTAAGAGCAAAGCAGGATGGAACGCTTACCTGGCATTTTAAAATGGAAAACTCTCATGATATCGCCTTTGCTTCCTCAAGAGCATTTATATGGGATGCTGCTAAAATTGATTTGCCAAGCGGGAAAGATATTTTAGCTCAGTCGGTTTATCCAAAAGAAAGTGCAGGTAATGATGCCTGGGGAAGATCTACAGAATATAGTAAGCAGTCTATAGAGCATTATTCTAATAAATGGTATGAATTTCCTTGGCCAGTTGCAACGAATGTAGCTGCTGAAATTGGCGGGATGGAATATCCTGGTCTTAATTTTTGTGGATGGAAAAGTAAGGGCGCTTCACTATGGGGTGTTACAGATCACGAATTTGGACATAACTGGTTTCCTATGATTGTGGGATCTAATGAAAGAAGATATGCCTGGATGGATGAAGGTTTCAATACCTTTATAAACTATTATAGTACCAAAGATTTTGGTGAATATCCTGCAAGTCTAGATAAAACTAGAAATCTTACCGGGTGGTTTAAGTCTGAAACTAGAGAAGGTATTGATACATATCCAGACGTTACTAACTTAAGAAATCTTGGAATGACGGCCTATTATAAACCAGGTATAGGTCTATTAATGCTTAGAGAATACATCTTAGGTCACGAAAGATTTGATAACGCGTTTAAATCGTATATTAAAACCTGGGCTTTTAAGCATCCGCAGCCTAAAGATTTCTTTAATCACATGGAGAATGTAGCCGGGGAGAATTTATCTTGGTTCTTCGGAAGCTGGTTCTACGGAACGGGTAATATCGATCTTGCTATAGAAGGCGTAAAACAAAATAGAAACGGCAAAGGTTTTATTATTACTGTTGCTAATAAAGGTGAAGTGCCTATGCCTGTAAAAATGAAAATTACTTATCAGGATGGATCTTCAGAAATGCTAACACTTCCTGTAGAAATATGGCAACGTGGCGATAGTTGGAGTCACTTAGTAGATACAGATAAAGCTCCAAAAAGTATCGAAATAGATCCAGATAAAATTTTACCAGATGTAGATTATTCTAATGATAGCTGGCCAGCTGAGTCTTTCTATCAAAATTAG